From the genome of Bacteroidota bacterium:
CCGTTCAAGAATCAATTGTGCAATTGGAGTAAAGATAACCATTAATCCGGTAATGAAGGCAGATTTAGATGCCGTTGTTTGATAGATCCCGTAATTTTGCAAAATTATTCCAACACCAAGTATACTTCCGAGTAGTAGTCCGCTTTTTAGGGTTTGAAATCGAATGGTTTGAAGCTGTTTAAATAACAGCATTCCAAAAATCAATGCTCCAATACCAAACCGTAATGCAATAAAAAGGGATGGGGAAATATTTCCCGAGCCAGCTTTTACAACAACAAACGTACTTGCCCAAATAAACGTTGTTGCAAATAAAGCAAGTTCAGCTCTGCTTCTTGTTGTCATTTAAAATTTAATTTCTTCACAATCGATTCAGGAATCATTCTAAACAGAAACATAATGTATCTCCAGAACCACTTTGAATAAATAAAATCTTTTCCGGACTGCTGAGCGTTGAAAATATCGTACGCAACTCTCTCCGGTGTTGCTGTTATAAAACTCGAGGTTTTTCTTCCTTCGATCATCTTTGTGCGGATAAATCCGGGATGCACTGTAAGGACTTGAACATGTGAGTTGTGCAGTCTATTTCGTAAACCGGAAAGGAACGCAGTAAACCCCGCTTTCGCACTTGCGTAAACATAATTACTTTGTCTTCCCTTCTCACCTGCTACGGAACTTACGCCAACAATAAATCCTTCTTTTCTCTGTTCAAAATCGTTTGCGACAATATGAACAATAGAGACCAGACCTACAAAGTTTGCTTCGATCACTTTTTTAGCTTCCGTAAAATACTGTTCAGATTCTTTTTGTTCTCCAAGTGCACCGGCAAGACAAACAATCCCAATCGGTTTTTGCGGTAAGGCATCATAAAATTTCTGATGCAATTCCGTTTCTGTTACATCAAAACGAAATGCCGCTGCATCCGTTCCATTTTGCCGTTTGATTTCATCCGCATCATGCCGCAATTGATCGATATTTCGACTGGCAAGATAGAGACCATATCCTGCCTTTGCATACAAATGTTCTAGCGGTAAGGCAAGATCTGAACCTGCACCTACGATCAATACATACTTCATATTTAATAAGACGGTTTTTCTTTTGGAGGTGCAGATGTAAAAAAGTCATTATAAAAC
Proteins encoded in this window:
- a CDS encoding SDR family oxidoreductase, which translates into the protein MKYVLIVGAGSDLALPLEHLYAKAGYGLYLASRNIDQLRHDADEIKRQNGTDAAAFRFDVTETELHQKFYDALPQKPIGIVCLAGALGEQKESEQYFTEAKKVIEANFVGLVSIVHIVANDFEQRKEGFIVGVSSVAGEKGRQSNYVYASAKAGFTAFLSGLRNRLHNSHVQVLTVHPGFIRTKMIEGRKTSSFITATPERVAYDIFNAQQSGKDFIYSKWFWRYIMFLFRMIPESIVKKLNFK